TTGTCGATGTACGACGTAATGCCAAGATTGCCGAGGCTAAGGGCTATGAAGGCGAGAATGCACGTTCCATGGACTTCTTCTTGCAAGGCTTTACCGATGCGGCCTTGATGGCACAGAACTTAACGAATGCAGTTGAAGCGGCTGATTTGGGAGCGGTCTACTTGGGTAGTATTCTTAATGATCAACGGGCTGTCATCGAACTCTTAGGTTTACCTGAGTTGACCATGCCTGTAGTAGGTTTGGCTTATGGGCTACCCGGACGATCATCCAGAATTGAAACCGCGAATGGCTGTAAATTTGAAGTTGTATGAGAATGCCTATGATGCACCAGAAGATTATTTAACAACTTTAGCCGATTACGATGAAACGATGACCCACTACTATGATACCCGCAAAAAGAATCAGCGTTCAGATAGCTTCACGAACCAAGTATTGAACAACATCTCTAATAATCGCGAATTGCGGTCACAGTATTTCCGTGTTGTGCAAGAACAAGGCTTCGACTTACGTTTGGAAGACTAGGCCTATTCTGGTAGAATAATGAATAAAAAAGGAGTCTGTGATGACTGTTCAGTATTTACATTTAGCAGAGAAAATCTTAAAGGAAGGCAATGACCGTGGTGACCGAACCGGGACTGGGACACGCAGTATCTTTGGGCATCAGATGCGCTTTGATATGGCGGATGGTTTCCCTTTGTTGACTACCAAACGGGTAGCCTTCCGTTTAGTGGTGAGCGAATTGTTGTGGTTTATTAAAGGCGACACAAATATTCGCTATTTATTGGAACACAATAATCATATTTGGGATGAGTGGGCTTTTGCTAACTATGTCCAAAGTGATGCCTATACCGGGCCGGATATGACTAATTTCGGCTTGCGGTCACAGGAAGATGAATCGTTTAATGAAGTCTACCAATCTCAGATGCGTCAATTTACCGACCGGATTCTAGCAGATGAACAATTTGCGGCGGAATTTGGCGATTTGGGCAATGTTTACGGTGCCCAGTGGCGTGCTTGGCAAAGTCGCCAAGGGGAAGTGATTGATCAATTGAAAGCCGTAATTGAACAAATCAAGCATAATCCCCAGTCAAGACGTTTAATTGTGACAGCTTGGAATCCGGAAGATGTGCCTACAGCCGCCTTGCCACCTTGTCATGTTCTATTCCAATTCTATGTTGAAGAGGATAAGCTCAGCTTGCAATTATACCAACGCAGTGGGGACTTGTTCCTCGGCGTTCCCTTTAATATTGCCTCTTACGCCTTGCTCTTGCACCTTGTTGCGCGTGAGACGGGCCTTAAAGCTGGAGAATTTATTCATAGCTTTGGGGATGTGCATATTTATCAGAATCATTTCGACCAGATTGAGACTCAGTTGAGTCGTGAGGTGAAGCCCTTGCCGCGACTGTGGTTGAATCCAGAGAAGACCAGTATTTTCGACTTTGAAGTGGATGATATTCGGGTGGAAGGATATGAGCCGCATGCTTTAATTAAAGCACCTGTGGCAGTATAGGAGGCGAAGTGATGTTATCTCTCATTTGGGCTCAGGACGAACAAGGGCTGATTGGCCGAGCGGATGATTTACCTTGGCGTCTGGCTAGTGATATGAAGTATTTCAAAGAAACGACCCTCCAAGGTGACGTACTCATGGGCCGGAAGACTTATGAAAGTTTCCCTAATGGCCCCTTAAAGGACCGGGAAAATATGGTGCTAACCACGAACCCAGATTTTCAAGCGGAAGCCGAAGTGCTGGTCTTTCATTCCAAGGAAGAAGCTTTAGCGCATGTTGCGAATTGGCCACGACCGCTTTACGTTATTGGCGGGGCGCAAATTTATGACTTGTTCTTAAGTGAAGCAGATGAATTACGGGTTACTCGAATTCAAGCGCGCTTCGAAGGCGACACTTATTTCCCAGAGGTAGATTGGGCGCAGTGGCAATTAGTGGAGTCCTGGCCAGGTGCGGTGGATGAGAGGAGCCCCTATGCTCACCAATTTGAAATTTACCGGCGGAAATAAGCAAGGGAGCTAGAGAAAAGCGTCCTTCGACGAAGGCAAGGTCTGGTTTTGCTTTTGGTATGCTAGGTCTTAGTCGTAAGACGTTGCCTTTAGTCTTCTGAATAAAGGTCAGCGGGTGGAATGACTCGCTTTACTGCAAGATAATTTATCTACCTAAAACCGCCCCTCCTGCATCTATTGGCAGAAGGGGCGGTTTCCTATAATTTAAACTATTCTATTGCTTGCGTTAATAGATTTTCTATGGTTAGGGCATGCTCTTGGTTCGTCATGCGTGGGATAGATTGATAGTCGGGAATTCGCTGCTCGCTTGGTTGGATACTGATTTTTAAGCGGTAGCGCGTTGACTTGAGTGGTTGGTTGGATGAATGATTGAAGAAATCAAAGTTTATCGATTCGCCGATGCCTTCTAAGGCAGCCACATAGCTTGCTTGATGCTTATGGAACTGCAAGCTGGCCTTCGTTAATTTACCGGTCATATCTTCAGTGCGCAACTTCTGGTTGCTGCTTGCCTTGCTCGGTATCTCAGCGGTTGTTTCTTCAGAGCTGACCGATTCATCTGTATCTTCATCACTGTCGTCGCCCATGGAAGACTCGCTCGATTGGCTATCTACTTGAACGCCAGCTTCCTCAACTAAGGCGGATAAATCACTTTTCACCCTGCGTTCAATCGTGAAATCGTCGCGATTGGTTTCGACCGTAAATCGCTGGTCAATATGAACGTCCCAAGGGCGATATAGGGAGTCAATCGGCTTAATAGACATGTCCAAATCGACATGCATTAAGAAACCCTTCAGTTGCTCAAATAAGTTCGTAGGAATCTCGACTCGTTCGACGTCTATCGTATAGGCCTGATCGGTTTCCTTGATAAACTCTGGATCGATACTACGAATCACGTCGGAATTCGGTAGAAATTGTAGGGCTTCGTTAACAGACGTGTCGAATTTCAAGCGCTCCAATTCACTGCGTTCAATCGGTGTATAATAATGATTGTAGCTACTTAATTCTTTCTGGATGTCTTCATCAATCGGGCCTAGACCTTCCGTATTTAGGAGTTCTACTTGATTAATATAAGCGAGTTCGAAACCGGAATAGGTCAAGACGCGTAAAGGATAAACGCTCAAAGATTGGCGCAAGGCATCGTTCTGGGTGGTCTCTTCGGCTTGGGCTGCTTCGCTTGTATGTTGGGCGCTTTCTTCATTAACCTCATAGAATTTCATATCAAAGAAAGCATCACCGCGTTCATTGTCGACTTGAATGGTACCTGCCGCGACCGGAATATTCTGATCGAGGTCCGTCAATTCGATGTGCATATCATAAGCCGTTAAATTTTGGATGTCTTGCAGACTCTGGTCGATATCTTCATAAGCTAAGTGAGATTCAAGGATGGATTCCTGGTAACTTTCGTCTTCCATCGACCTGACAAAAAGCTTCTCCGACGGTGTCCACAAACTACCGCAGGCCAGAAGTGAGACAAGACCTGTTTGCCAACGTTTCATATTCAATCAGTCCTTTTCTAGGCAAATATTATCATGATTTGACCTTCTAATCAATCCAACTAAAGTCGTAAATTCTCATTTGATTTTTAAAAAATATTTTTTAAGCTTGTTTGTTGTAATCTAAAAAGGGACCACCTTCGGGGTAAATTGCTATTCAAAAAGGGACCACTTGCCATGCCTTTCCATCTATAATAAACGTATTATAGATGGAGGTGCCAAGGAGTGATTCGTATCAATAAAGAATTCGAAGTGATTCACCGTTTTAGAAATGGGGAATCCATTAGGAAAATTAGCAGAGACATGGACATTGATAGAAAAACGATTCGAAGAATAAGGGATCGATACCAAGCAGGTATAGATGCTTTGGATGACGCTCAAAATGAGAAAGAAATCGAAGCAGCAACCGAACAATTAGTCTTAGAAAGAAAATATGATACTTCCAATCGGAAAAAAAGAACCTTTACACCAGAGGTGGAAGCTAGAATGAGCGAATTACTGGAAAAAGAAAGAGAAAAGGATCGAAGGCTAGGACCTCATAAACAAGCACTAACGGCTAAGGCTGTTTATGAAATCCTAGCAGAGGAAGGGTATGCGATTAAATACCGGACAGTCGCTCATTACTGGTCAAAAATGAAAGCGAAAGCTAAAGAGGCTTTTATCAAGCAAAATTATGCATTGGGTGCACGGGTGGAGTTCGATTTTGGAGAGGTC
This region of Suicoccus acidiformans genomic DNA includes:
- a CDS encoding nitroreductase family protein; this translates as MNTMHEKQLNHRTIRFFKDQPVPATLNEQLMEVMNRTATSMGMQFASVVRISDPDKKQALADICKQAYVADAPELLVFIVDVRRNAKIAEAKGYEGENARSMDFFLQGFTDAALMAQNLTNAVEAADLGAVYLGSILNDQRAVIELLGLPELTMPVVGLAYGLPGRSSRIETANGCKFEVV
- a CDS encoding thymidylate synthase, giving the protein MTVQYLHLAEKILKEGNDRGDRTGTGTRSIFGHQMRFDMADGFPLLTTKRVAFRLVVSELLWFIKGDTNIRYLLEHNNHIWDEWAFANYVQSDAYTGPDMTNFGLRSQEDESFNEVYQSQMRQFTDRILADEQFAAEFGDLGNVYGAQWRAWQSRQGEVIDQLKAVIEQIKHNPQSRRLIVTAWNPEDVPTAALPPCHVLFQFYVEEDKLSLQLYQRSGDLFLGVPFNIASYALLLHLVARETGLKAGEFIHSFGDVHIYQNHFDQIETQLSREVKPLPRLWLNPEKTSIFDFEVDDIRVEGYEPHALIKAPVAV
- a CDS encoding dihydrofolate reductase, coding for MLSLIWAQDEQGLIGRADDLPWRLASDMKYFKETTLQGDVLMGRKTYESFPNGPLKDRENMVLTTNPDFQAEAEVLVFHSKEEALAHVANWPRPLYVIGGAQIYDLFLSEADELRVTRIQARFEGDTYFPEVDWAQWQLVESWPGAVDERSPYAHQFEIYRRK